From a single Candidatus Izimaplasma bacterium HR1 genomic region:
- the yqiK gene encoding Inner membrane protein YqiK produces MDPILTITLIIVVILFVVVVALASRYRRCPSDKILVVYGSVGKGAEGVTKSANCIHGGARLVWPVIQAYKYLDLTPMSIEVNLTNALSKQNIRVDVPSRFTVAISTEAGIMQNAAERLLGLSHDAVKELAKDILFGQLRLVIATMDIEEINADRDKFLANVSKNVEQELKKIGLKLINVNVTDIRDESSYIEALGKEAAAKAINDARKTVAEKNRDGAIGEANAQQDERTNVALANSLAVEGENKAKVTIANSEALRREREAEALRRATASEKVQSAKALEEAYLAEKDAELGRASRERATKEADILVNAQIEKEKAEIDAEAIAERTRREARGEADAIFFKMKAQADGINEILTKQAAGFNDIVKAAGGNTTSAVSLMIADKLENIVASQVEAIKGINIDKVTVWDNLGSGGDGKPATAKFLSGMLSSLPPLEDVFNMAGMNLPDLLSVKPKEGKEVSPKAEPKAKKLVTKE; encoded by the coding sequence ATGGATCCAATTTTAACAATTACATTAATTATTGTTGTCATACTATTTGTTGTAGTAGTGGCACTAGCATCACGTTACAGAAGATGTCCATCAGACAAAATCCTAGTAGTTTATGGGAGTGTCGGAAAGGGTGCCGAAGGTGTAACTAAGAGTGCAAACTGTATTCACGGTGGAGCACGACTTGTATGGCCAGTTATTCAAGCATACAAATATCTTGATTTAACCCCAATGAGTATTGAGGTTAACTTAACTAATGCCTTATCAAAACAAAATATCCGTGTTGATGTACCATCTAGATTTACAGTAGCTATTTCAACAGAAGCGGGAATTATGCAAAATGCAGCTGAAAGATTATTAGGTCTTTCACATGACGCTGTAAAAGAATTAGCTAAAGATATTTTATTCGGGCAATTACGTTTAGTAATCGCAACAATGGATATCGAGGAAATCAATGCAGATCGTGATAAATTCCTAGCAAATGTTTCTAAAAACGTTGAGCAAGAACTTAAAAAAATTGGTTTAAAACTAATCAATGTTAACGTTACAGATATTCGTGATGAATCATCATATATCGAAGCGTTAGGTAAAGAAGCAGCTGCAAAAGCTATCAATGATGCTCGTAAAACAGTTGCTGAGAAAAATAGAGATGGTGCAATTGGTGAAGCCAATGCCCAACAAGATGAAAGAACTAATGTAGCACTTGCTAACTCACTTGCAGTTGAAGGTGAAAATAAGGCAAAAGTTACAATCGCTAACTCAGAAGCATTACGTCGTGAACGTGAAGCTGAAGCTTTACGTAGAGCTACTGCATCTGAAAAAGTGCAATCAGCCAAAGCATTAGAAGAAGCTTATTTAGCTGAAAAAGATGCCGAACTTGGTCGTGCTTCAAGAGAAAGAGCTACAAAAGAAGCAGATATCTTAGTAAATGCCCAAATTGAAAAAGAAAAAGCAGAAATTGATGCTGAAGCAATCGCTGAAAGAACTCGTCGTGAAGCACGCGGGGAAGCAGACGCTATCTTCTTCAAAATGAAAGCACAAGCTGATGGTATTAATGAAATCTTAACTAAACAAGCAGCAGGATTCAATGACATCGTAAAAGCAGCTGGTGGAAATACAACATCTGCAGTATCATTAATGATCGCTGATAAACTAGAAAATATCGTAGCATCTCAAGTAGAAGCAATTAAAGGAATTAACATCGATAAAGTTACTGTATGGGACAACCTAGGTAGCGGAGGAGATGGTAAACCAGCGACTGCAAAATTCTTAAGTGGTATGTTATCAAGTTTACCTCCACTAGAAGATGTATTTAATATGGCAGGAATGAACTTACCTGATTTATTAAGTGTTAAACCTAAAGAAGGAAAAGAAGTTTCTCCAAAAGCTGAACCAAAAGCTAAAAAATTAGTAACTAAAGAATAA
- a CDS encoding RDD family protein, with protein sequence MEKDLTRQLYIEPNHLEIAKSNPWSRVGGSLADGFIELVVLGILISLFFTISNTGTIEDIAKYATTLIVIYQVISLFLNLIVPVLTKGQTLGKMAARTRIISFDGNTGNIIIYLVRQSFFTVIALLAQIEAISTPVSFALFIVYIICFVLLFGDSHGRTLQDRFARTMVVDDKVWQEYRERAFYEIDNPELFIKENEEVNDDYIETSPKEDEESINESINNEEEIL encoded by the coding sequence ATGGAAAAGGATTTAACAAGACAGTTATATATTGAACCAAATCATCTTGAAATTGCCAAATCTAATCCTTGGAGTAGAGTTGGTGGAAGTTTAGCTGATGGGTTTATTGAATTAGTGGTTCTAGGGATTCTCATTTCATTATTCTTTACCATATCTAATACTGGAACTATTGAAGATATAGCTAAGTATGCTACAACCTTGATTGTTATTTATCAAGTAATTAGCCTCTTCTTAAACTTAATTGTTCCCGTTTTAACTAAAGGTCAAACTTTAGGTAAAATGGCAGCTAGAACAAGAATCATAAGTTTTGATGGTAATACAGGAAATATTATTATCTATTTAGTAAGACAATCATTCTTTACTGTTATCGCCTTACTAGCACAAATAGAAGCGATTAGTACACCTGTAAGTTTTGCGTTGTTTATTGTCTATATAATCTGTTTTGTATTACTATTTGGTGATAGCCATGGACGAACACTTCAAGACAGGTTTGCCAGAACAATGGTTGTAGATGATAAAGTATGGCAAGAATACCGTGAAAGAGCTTTTTATGAAATTGATAATCCTGAGTTGTTCATTAAAGAAAACGAAGAGGTTAATGATGATTACATAGAAACCTCGCCAAAAGAGGATGAAGAGTCAATAAATGAGTCAATAAATAATGAAGAAGAAATTTTATAA